The Acipenser ruthenus unplaced genomic scaffold, fAciRut3.2 maternal haplotype, whole genome shotgun sequence genome segment gttcagtgacttgctcagggtcacacacacagggagtcagtggctgagccaggtgatttgaacctcctggtatcaagaccccttttctttaaccactgaaacCTGGAGCAGCTTATAAAAAACGTACAAAGTTGTCGTGAAGTTATACTGGGAACGAACGGCCGATAGTTAAAGGTTATTAGCtcgaccaggggtgtcaaactcagttcctggagggggGAGGGCGTCTTTCAGGCTTCAATTATTATTCGACTAATTGGAACACACTCGAACCCTTCTCTCCCAGGCCTCACAATGTTTCACGGGTCGTGTGACCTTGAATCTTGAAAGGAagtgcatttttcagaaactaAAAAGACCCGTTGTGGGGGGCGGGAGGCGGGGGGATATGTGTCCGACTGAACAAATAAATTAGATCAATGAAGTTAATCCAGATCTTAAGTTGgaataaaaaaagagaagatCAGTCAGAAACAAAAGAACTAGGATCCACCACAGAGCTGCATCAGCAGAAAATAACTTCACCTAAATTAGGAACGGATAGGAATCTCCAACAAACAACAGAAGAGTCTGTTGCGTTTTTCCGTTCGATTCTTTTCAACTGTCCGATCCGAGTTTCCACCCCCCCGTTTCATGACAacagcctccccccccccacagagGCCTCTCCTCCTCACTCAGCTTTCCCGTTCTCACTCTTCTCCTGCTCCTTCTTCCCTCGCTCGTGGTTCTGCACGTGGAACCGCAGCGCCCCCAGATGGCTGAAACTCCTCCCGCACTCCGCGCAGTCGTACGGAGTCTCCCCGGAGTGAATCCTCTGGTGGGACCGGAAATGCGACCGCAGCCTGAACCCGTTCCCGCAAACCTCGCACCGGAACGGGGCCTCGCTCCCGTGCACCTTGCTGTGGCCCTCCAGGGCCTCCTGATCCGCGAAGGCCCGGCCGCACTTGTCGCAGCGGTGCGGGGCCTCCCGGAGGTGCGTTCGCTTGTGGTAGTTGAAAGTGGACAGGTGGCGGAAACGCTTCCCGCATTCCTGACACCAGTACGGCTTCTGAACCGTGTGGACCCTCCCGTGGGACTTCAGCAGCTCCCGGTTCCAGAACCGCTTCCCGCAGACGACGCATTCGTACCCGCCGGCCCCGGGCTCCCGGTGAGCCGCGGCGACGTGCCTCTCCAGCCCTTCCGGGCGGCGAAAATTCTTCCCGCAGACCTGGCAGGAAAAAGGCGTCTCTTCCTCGTCGATGCACTGGTGGGAGTTGAGGTTCCCCTTGAAGCGGAAGCGAAGGCCGCAGTCCCCGCACGAGTACGGCTTCTCGCCCGTGTGGATCCGCCAGTGCTGACGCAGGTTCCCCGAATCCGTGAAGTTCTTCCCGCACTCGGGGCAGGGGTAGGAAGGGGCGCGGACCCGGGGGTGCAAGGTGTCCTGGTGCCGGTGGAGACTGCTCATCCGGGAGAAGGAGTTCCCGCAGTGGGTGCAGATGTAAGAACTTTTCGCGCCGCGGCCTTCCTCGTCCTCGTCCGCTTCCGAACCCTCCAAAGAAGAAGAGGAGGGAGAAACTCTTGGGGCCgtggctggggctggggctgggggtgGGGTCAAGATCGAGGGCGTAGCGGTTTTGGGGAGCTGGCTCCGGTAAGCCATCACAAGGTCAAGCCCGTCGACTCGAGACCGGTTTGACGGATTTTCCTTCGGTTGCGACTCGGGGTTCAGCTTATGATTGAGGTTAACTCGAATCAAGCCGCCCAGTTCTTCCTTCGCAGCCGGCAGCGCCCGTACGGGAACCAACCGAATTCCAGCCCGCTGACCCGTAGGACTCAGCGAGTCGACCGCGCAAGTCTGGTTCTGCGGCGTCGGTCGGGTTTGAAAGCTCACCACTCCCGGTCCGGGAGCCAGCAGCCTGACCTCTTTGTTCTGCATCTGCAGCAGCCTGATCGGCTGATGTTGGGTCTGCAAAGCTGGTTCCTGCCGACCGACCAGCCGGACTTCTCTGTTCTGCATTCGGACCAGCCTGATCGGTCCGGGGGGAGCGCCGACCAGTCGGAGCCCAGAGTTCGGCGCCGCTGACGGGATCGGCGAGTTATCGGACTGTCCCGCCTCGGCCGCGCGGGCGGGTAGCGCGTTTTCCGAAGCGAGAGAAATCTGCCGGGCgatttgctgcagcagagggaggTGGGGGTTCAGCGTCCGGCCTGCGGGATCTTCAACGGGTGTCCCGGGTGTCGCTGTGAAGTTTTTTACAGGATCCGTCTTTGAAAGGGGTTTTGGCACGGGGTCCGGACTGGGTCCCTCATCcactgcaagaaaaaaacaacaacaacaagcgaAAAAGAAAATCAGAGGCTTAGGAGGAGCCGCGTTCTCACGCAGGAAGCTCTGGCACACTGTGATGCGGATTTGTTTGAAGAAAATAAACCCAGCACAAAATTTCTACAAAGGATAGAAACAGGaacggatcacactgctgtgcaacgggagtctcattcccatccctgcattgtaactgcagtttaatatcactagactggactggactggaattgcattgtaactgcagtttaatatcactagactagacaggactggaattacattgtaactgcagtttaatatcactagactggactggactggaattgcattgtaactgcagtttaatatcactagactggacaggactggaattacattgtaactgcagtttaatatcactagactggactggactggaattacattgtaactgcagtttaatatcactagactggactggactggaattacattgtaactgcagtttaatatcactagactggactggactggaattacattgtaactgcagtttaatatcactagactggactggaattacattgtaactgcagtttaatatcactagactagactggactggaattacattgtaactgcagtttaatatcactagactagactggactggaaattacattgtaactgcagtttaatatcactagactggaattacattgcagggctggtaatcagactcctattccacagcagtgtcacccagtccaggttttactaccagcttgatcagccccagtgtgtttagctaacaagctcaggtgtgtcttattattaaactcctagtgaaaccaggaccggatcacactgctgtgcaacgggagtcttatttccatccttgtagacagacacagagagagagagagacagctccCTGATCGACGCCTCACCTTTCAAATCCTCGGTCTGTGTTTTCCACCCCTCCTCCTGGGTCGCGTGATCGATGGACACTTCCATTTCCTCTTCCTTCACCTGGACCACCTCCACGTCAAATACACCCTCTGCCATCTGGTCTGGGTCCAGCCGGGGGATGTCCTGCTTGCTGTCCTCCAGTTCCATGTCCCCTTGGACATCCGTCCTCTCTTCGTCATTACTATTATCTGCTGtgcgataaaaaataaaaaataaacaaactgacagGTTTTCATGAAAATGCACAGACAAATCTCTGATGTTATGCTACCCTCTTGTGGGAA includes the following:
- the LOC131735551 gene encoding myeloid zinc finger 1-like isoform X1, which gives rise to MADDFCRLCHGSFCKPGCQKILSRVHLFRACERGEAEGLHLSQELARIGIELGARGGEGEGGSEQGGERRLSSFVCMNCFKQFLHVLTQIEAWRDKAHRKPAQVKADNSNDEERTDVQGDMELEDSKQDIPRLDPDQMAEGVFDVEVVQVKEEEMEVSIDHATQEEGWKTQTEDLKVDEGPSPDPVPKPLSKTDPVKNFTATPGTPVEDPAGRTLNPHLPLLQQIARQISLASENALPARAAEAGQSDNSPIPSAAPNSGLRLVGAPPGPIRLVRMQNREVRLVGRQEPALQTQHQPIRLLQMQNKEVRLLAPGPGVVSFQTRPTPQNQTCAVDSLSPTGQRAGIRLVPVRALPAAKEELGGLIRVNLNHKLNPESQPKENPSNRSRVDGLDLVMAYRSQLPKTATPSILTPPPAPAPATAPRVSPSSSSLEGSEADEDEEGRGAKSSYICTHCGNSFSRMSSLHRHQDTLHPRVRAPSYPCPECGKNFTDSGNLRQHWRIHTGEKPYSCGDCGLRFRFKGNLNSHQCIDEEETPFSCQVCGKNFRRPEGLERHVAAAHREPGAGGYECVVCGKRFWNRELLKSHGRVHTVQKPYWCQECGKRFRHLSTFNYHKRTHLREAPHRCDKCGRAFADQEALEGHSKVHGSEAPFRCEVCGNGFRLRSHFRSHQRIHSGETPYDCAECGRSFSHLGALRFHVQNHERGKKEQEKSENGKAE
- the LOC131735551 gene encoding myeloid zinc finger 1-like isoform X2 encodes the protein MADDFCRLCHGSFCKPGCQKILSRVHLFRACERGEAEGLHLSQELARIGIELGARGGEGEGGSEQGGERRLSSFVCMNCFKQFLHVLTQIEAWRDKAHRKPAQVKDNSNDEERTDVQGDMELEDSKQDIPRLDPDQMAEGVFDVEVVQVKEEEMEVSIDHATQEEGWKTQTEDLKVDEGPSPDPVPKPLSKTDPVKNFTATPGTPVEDPAGRTLNPHLPLLQQIARQISLASENALPARAAEAGQSDNSPIPSAAPNSGLRLVGAPPGPIRLVRMQNREVRLVGRQEPALQTQHQPIRLLQMQNKEVRLLAPGPGVVSFQTRPTPQNQTCAVDSLSPTGQRAGIRLVPVRALPAAKEELGGLIRVNLNHKLNPESQPKENPSNRSRVDGLDLVMAYRSQLPKTATPSILTPPPAPAPATAPRVSPSSSSLEGSEADEDEEGRGAKSSYICTHCGNSFSRMSSLHRHQDTLHPRVRAPSYPCPECGKNFTDSGNLRQHWRIHTGEKPYSCGDCGLRFRFKGNLNSHQCIDEEETPFSCQVCGKNFRRPEGLERHVAAAHREPGAGGYECVVCGKRFWNRELLKSHGRVHTVQKPYWCQECGKRFRHLSTFNYHKRTHLREAPHRCDKCGRAFADQEALEGHSKVHGSEAPFRCEVCGNGFRLRSHFRSHQRIHSGETPYDCAECGRSFSHLGALRFHVQNHERGKKEQEKSENGKAE